In Patescibacteria group bacterium, the genomic window GGAAATTAGTAATCTCAAAATCTCCTGATTGCAAACTGTCTAGGTCAGCTTTTTTTGGAGCACTAATATCGAAATCAAAACCATAATGGTTACTCAATCGTTCCGGGAACATGGCAAATTCTTCAGTGAGAAATTTTGTTATTGCTGATTTAAATCTCTTCTCATGAACTTCGTTGGTTTCTTGAGATGGGGTGTCTTGAGATGGGGTGGAACCTACTGAACTTTCTTTCATGATAGTACTATTAGATTATTTAATATTTTTTGTATCTCAGGATAAACTGTCTAAAACAATTTTGGTTATTTCGTACACTGTTATTATGCGAAATTACTCTTTAATTCTACCCCAAATATTCTTTATAATCAAATGCATTGCATTGAATTATGAATTAAAAAGTGCACCAAATTGATGCTTGGTTTTTCATTTATTCAAACAAAATTTTGTACAAACTAATCTACAAATTATCATTTAGGAATTTTTTCAATGACGAAATATCTCTGGTGTCTTTATCGTAATGGTATGTATTAATCCCGATTGATTGAGCGCTTTCTACCGCTTCTTCATTATGCTCAAAATAAATAACATCTTTTGCATTAAAATTAAAATGTTCCAGCATTGTCTCGTAGTATTTAGGATCGGTTTTTTCCGGATTGTGTTTCAGTGTAAATACTTCATAGGGCATTTTATCCAGGCCGAATATTTTCATCTGCTCGTCATCGGCGCCGGTTAAAATAATTTTCCTGTTCGGATATTGCTCGAGCAGATCGTGCATCGGTTCGTAGATACCCTCGTTCTTAATTACAAACGCATTGACCGCGTCTACTAAGATTGTTTTCATGACTTTTTAGTTTAAAGATTATGTGGTGGCAATATTAGTTGATGATTTAATAGCATTAAATAATTTATTATAGTCAATATCATTAAAATCAGTAGTGTCAATGTCAAATAGTTCACCACCAATATCAATTGATTCAATTCTTCCTGTTGATAATATTTTTTTCCATTCCACTAAATTTTGATTATCAATATGTCCAGGATGCCTCTCGCTAGATTCAGAACGTCTTTTAAATCTGTCAAAAAGTATTTTTCCGTCCGTGATACATCTGATTTGAAATGGAAAAAAATGGTATTCATTTTTTAGCTCTGTTAATTTTTGATTTGCAAATTTTGGATCAAAGTTTGTTTCAATAATTAATGAACTATTAGTCTTTAACAGCGATTCAGTAATATAATAAAGTAAATCGTAACTTACGCTACCAATTTTTTTAGACCATTTTAGATCAGACCAGCCCAAACTATCAAAAAGTAATTCTTTAATGTCATCTTTACTGATAAAAGGCAAACATAGCTCTTTAGATAATTTTTTGCCCAAAGTCGTTTTTCCCGTTCCAGGGAGCCCTGTAATTATTATAAGCGTTGTTTTTGGC contains:
- a CDS encoding HAD-IA family hydrolase, which produces MKTILVDAVNAFVIKNEGIYEPMHDLLEQYPNRKIILTGADDEQMKIFGLDKMPYEVFTLKHNPEKTDPKYYETMLEHFNFNAKDVIYFEHNEEAVESAQSIGINTYHYDKDTRDISSLKKFLNDNL
- a CDS encoding AAA family ATPase gives rise to the protein MPKTTLIIITGLPGTGKTTLGKKLSKELCLPFISKDDIKELLFDSLGWSDLKWSKKIGSVSYDLLYYITESLLKTNSSLIIETNFDPKFANQKLTELKNEYHFFPFQIRCITDGKILFDRFKRRSESSERHPGHIDNQNLVEWKKILSTGRIESIDIGGELFDIDTTDFNDIDYNKLFNAIKSSTNIATT